CTCGGCTCGGCTCGCCGACGGCGAGCTTTGAGCAGGCTGATTCACAATCGAACAGATCGATAGGCACCAGGGCAATGTGCGCCAATGTCTCACTCCAACAGCCTTTACCACTTCCTCCGTCACGTCTCCTTCCCCCCAGACCCGCATCTCCTGCCCTCCGCGCTCAAGTCATGCCCCGCCCAGCCCCTAGCCCGCGCGCTCCACGCGGCCGCCGTGGTCTCCGGCCTCGCGGAGGACCCCTtcgtcgcctcctccctcctccactcATACATCCGCCTCGGCGCCACGGGAGCCGCCCGCAGCGTGTTCGACAGAATGCCAGAGAAGAATGTCGTCGGTTGGAGCGCACTCATCGCTGGGTACTCTGCACGAGGGGATGCCGAGGCCGCGTGGGGCCTCCTGGAGCAGATGCGGAGCGCTGGTGTTGAGCCAAACGTGATCACCTGGAATGGACTGGTTTCCGGGCTGAACCGGAGCGGCCGCGCCCTGGACGCGGTCACTGCGCTTGTGAGGATGCACAGCGAAGGGTTCTTTCCGGACGCCACCGGCGTCTCGTGTGCCCTCTCTGCGGTTGGGGATGTTAAAGAGGTCTCTGTTGGCAAGCAGGTACATGGATATGTTGTGAAGGCGGGGTGCAGGTTAGATGCTTGTGTAGTCACTGCGCTCATCGATATGTACGGCAAGTGCGGGCGGGCTGATGAGATTGTTCGGGTGTTCCATGAGTCCAGCCACATGGACGTTGCTTCCTGCAATGCTCTCGTTGCTGGGCTCTCTCGGAACGCCCAAGTCTCTGAGGCATTACTGTTGTTCAGGGAATTTATTTGCCGAGGAGTCGAGTTGAATGTTGTGTCTTGGACCTCGATTGTTGCCTGCTGTGTGCAGAATGGAAGGGATTTGGAAGCAGTTGATCTTTTTAGGACAATGCAGTCAATAGGGGTTGAGCCGAATTCAGTCACGATACCTTGCGTGCTGCCAGCATTTGCCAATGTTGCAGCTTTGATGCATGGGCGGTCAGCACACTGTTTTTCTCTTAGGAAGGGATTTCTTCATGACGTTTATGTTGGCAGTGCTTTGGTGGACATGTATGCAAAGTGTGGCAAGGCCAGGCATGCGAGAACGATCTTTGATGCAATGCCATCTAGAAATGTGGTTTCATGGAATGCGATGATTGGTGGCTATGCCATGCATGGGGATGCTGCAAATGCTGTCCAGTTGTTTTGttccatgcaaaaatgcaaaCAGAAGCCTGACCTAGTCACCTTCACATGTGTCCTTGGTGCCTGCAGCCAAGCCGGCCTGACAGAGGAGGGGCGTCGCTACTTCAATGAAATGCAGCAAGGGCATGGCATTTCCCCTAGGATGGAACATTATGCGTGTATGGTTACTCTGTTAGGGCGTTCTGGCAAGCTTGATGAGGCATATGATCTCATAAATGAGATGCCATTTGAGCCAGATAGTTGTATTTGGGGATCGTTATTGGGCTCCTGCAGGGTTTATGGAAATGTGCTCCTGGCTGAAGTCGCCGCAGAAAAGCTATTTCAATTAGAGCCAGGAAATGCTGGTAACTATGTCCTTCTTTCCAACATCTATGCTTCTAAGAAAATGTGGGACGGGGTAAATAGGGTGAGGGATGAGATGAAGAATATGGgcttgaagaaagaaaaaggttgTAGCTGGATAGAGATAAAAAACAAGGTGCACATGTTGTTGGCCGGTGACAATTCACACCCCATGATGACTGCAATAACCGAGAAACTAAATCAGCTTACCATTGAGATGAACAGGCTAGGCTTTGCACCAAGCAGAGATTTTGTGCTACATGAtgtggaagaacaagaaaaagacAATATCCTTGCCGTGCACAGTGAGAAGCTGGCTGTTGCATTAGGCCTCATAAGCACACGCCCAGGAACACCCCTTCGGGTGATAAAGAACCTCCGGATTTGTGGTGACTGCCACGAAGCAATGAAGTTCATATCATCTTTCGAGCAGAGGGAGATATCTGTTAGAGACACTAACAGGTTTCATCACTTCAAGGATGGGAAATGTTCTTGTGGGGATTACTGGTGA
The Brachypodium distachyon strain Bd21 chromosome 2, Brachypodium_distachyon_v3.0, whole genome shotgun sequence genome window above contains:
- the LOC100823368 gene encoding pentatricopeptide repeat-containing protein At1g20230, which gives rise to MSHSNSLYHFLRHVSFPPDPHLLPSALKSCPAQPLARALHAAAVVSGLAEDPFVASSLLHSYIRLGATGAARSVFDRMPEKNVVGWSALIAGYSARGDAEAAWGLLEQMRSAGVEPNVITWNGLVSGLNRSGRALDAVTALVRMHSEGFFPDATGVSCALSAVGDVKEVSVGKQVHGYVVKAGCRLDACVVTALIDMYGKCGRADEIVRVFHESSHMDVASCNALVAGLSRNAQVSEALLLFREFICRGVELNVVSWTSIVACCVQNGRDLEAVDLFRTMQSIGVEPNSVTIPCVLPAFANVAALMHGRSAHCFSLRKGFLHDVYVGSALVDMYAKCGKARHARTIFDAMPSRNVVSWNAMIGGYAMHGDAANAVQLFCSMQKCKQKPDLVTFTCVLGACSQAGLTEEGRRYFNEMQQGHGISPRMEHYACMVTLLGRSGKLDEAYDLINEMPFEPDSCIWGSLLGSCRVYGNVLLAEVAAEKLFQLEPGNAGNYVLLSNIYASKKMWDGVNRVRDEMKNMGLKKEKGCSWIEIKNKVHMLLAGDNSHPMMTAITEKLNQLTIEMNRLGFAPSRDFVLHDVEEQEKDNILAVHSEKLAVALGLISTRPGTPLRVIKNLRICGDCHEAMKFISSFEQREISVRDTNRFHHFKDGKCSCGDYW